The following are encoded together in the Humulus lupulus chromosome 5, drHumLupu1.1, whole genome shotgun sequence genome:
- the LOC133833897 gene encoding uncharacterized protein LOC133833897, with the protein MCNSKISKLEEEQHNMKLKMTEMMNLLKEHLVGGKVTPSEGQSRNVPQSNNIQSPKSIALEKRHNFTEGKNACYLLDWADAIVAEGRWDSSDPNITVHGKPLGPDFMRVWVDVAIVPESYLFRPNHAMLTIQEAVGSTVAWPSKKVIPRDMTSEV; encoded by the exons atgtgtaatagcaagatctccaagttagaagaagagcaacataatatgaagctcaaaatgactgaaatgatgaatctacttaaagaacacttg gttggtggtaaagtgacaccaagcgaaggacagtctcgcaatgtaccgcagtcaaacaatattcagtcccctaag agtattgcactagaaaaaagacataactttacagaagggaagaatgcttgctacttgcttgactgggcagatgcaattgttgctgaaggtcgttgggattctagtgatccaaatataactgtacatggaaagcctcttggaccagactttatgcgagtatgggttgatgttgctattgtaccagagtcttacttatttcgtcctaatcatgcgatgcttacaatacaagaagcagttggttccacagttgcatggccttctaaaaaagttattccaagag atatgacaagcgaagtataa
- the LOC133779818 gene encoding uncharacterized protein LOC133779818: MCFEMMAELWRARKSRLVKDIINAKNESERLALKLDCIKSDVEWRAFVAKKISKEHLDIRAKCQERRKKAVPHTLSRRGYARTIDDMKKENEDGKISRIDAFRRAHTKKNGEPINPTASDIFVKANCC; encoded by the exons atgtgctttgaaatgatggcagaactatggagagctaggaaatctagacttgtaaaggatattatcaatgcaaaaaatgagagtgaacgactagccttaaagctggattgcataaaaagtgatgtagaatggagagcatttgttgccaaaaaaattagtaaagaacatttg gatataagggccaaatgccaagagagaagaaagaaagctgttccacacaccttaagtcgaagaggatatgctcgaacaattgatgatatg aagaaagaaaatgaggatggtaaaatatctagaatcgatgcttttcggagagcccataccaagaagaatggtgaacctaTAAACCCAACggcatctgatattttt gtcaaagctaactgttgttaa